The following coding sequences are from one Kosakonia sp. H02 window:
- a CDS encoding glycoside hydrolase family 1 protein: MSKTLPTGFLWGNSVSSMQTEGAWNEGGKGMSVYDIREASEFASDWKVATDSYYRYHEDFDLMQDLGMNCYRFQIAWSRVCPQGDGEFNEEGIAFYDRFIDDLLARGIEPMVCLYHFDMPLALAEQYNGFADRRVQDAFVRYGKKMIDCFGKKVKYWLTFNEQNIYHMPGAFQVGGYLKGEKTLRELYQIQHHVMMAHVLLTHYLHDTQPGKLMGGMLAHQLIYPATCKPRDVFCATQYDEFLNQNLLRVYAGEGYSPEVLAVVDREGFRDIYRDDDLAQIARVKNDFMAFSYYASKTLDSDAISPDTPVNYYLQQGDKANPYLDATEWGWQIDPLGFRAIITRYYNDWRLPVFPIENGIGVIEEWDGVNPVDDEYRIAYHRDHIQAMQDAIFEDGAQVMGYLGWGLIDILSSQGDMRKRYGVVYVNRENHDLKDMKRVPKKSYRWLQQVIRSNGRDM, encoded by the coding sequence ATGAGCAAAACCTTACCGACCGGCTTTTTATGGGGAAACTCCGTTTCCAGCATGCAGACCGAAGGCGCATGGAACGAGGGCGGAAAAGGGATGTCGGTCTACGATATCCGCGAAGCCAGCGAATTTGCCTCCGACTGGAAAGTCGCCACCGATTCTTACTACCGTTACCACGAAGATTTCGATTTGATGCAGGACCTGGGCATGAACTGCTACCGCTTCCAGATTGCCTGGAGCCGCGTTTGCCCGCAGGGCGACGGCGAGTTCAACGAAGAGGGCATCGCCTTTTACGACCGCTTTATTGACGATCTGCTGGCGCGTGGGATTGAACCGATGGTCTGCCTGTACCATTTCGATATGCCGCTGGCGCTGGCTGAGCAGTACAACGGTTTCGCCGACCGGCGCGTACAGGATGCCTTTGTGCGCTACGGCAAAAAGATGATCGACTGCTTCGGTAAAAAGGTGAAGTACTGGCTCACCTTCAACGAGCAGAATATTTACCACATGCCCGGCGCGTTTCAGGTGGGCGGCTATCTGAAAGGCGAGAAAACCCTGCGCGAGTTATACCAGATTCAACACCACGTGATGATGGCGCACGTGCTGCTCACGCACTACCTGCACGACACCCAGCCCGGCAAACTGATGGGCGGCATGCTGGCGCATCAACTGATTTACCCGGCGACCTGCAAACCGCGTGATGTCTTCTGCGCCACGCAATATGACGAATTCCTCAACCAGAACCTGCTGCGGGTTTATGCTGGCGAAGGATACAGCCCGGAAGTGTTGGCGGTGGTGGATCGGGAAGGCTTTCGCGATATCTACCGCGACGACGATTTAGCGCAAATCGCGCGGGTGAAAAACGATTTTATGGCCTTCAGCTACTACGCCAGTAAAACTCTGGACAGCGATGCCATCTCACCGGACACGCCAGTCAATTACTACCTGCAACAGGGCGATAAAGCCAACCCGTATCTCGACGCCACGGAATGGGGCTGGCAAATCGATCCCCTCGGTTTTCGCGCCATCATTACCCGCTACTACAACGACTGGCGCTTGCCGGTGTTCCCGATTGAAAACGGCATCGGCGTGATTGAAGAGTGGGACGGCGTGAACCCGGTTGATGATGAGTACCGCATTGCTTACCACCGCGATCATATCCAGGCGATGCAGGACGCCATCTTTGAGGACGGCGCACAGGTGATGGGCTATCTCGGCTGGGGGCTTATCGACATTCTCAGTTCGCAGGGTGATATGCGCAAACGCTACGGCGTGGTGTATGTCAACCGGGAAAACCACGATCTGAAAGATATGAAGCGCGTACCGAAAAAGAGCTACCGCTGGCTGCAACAGGTGATCCGCAGCAACGGGCGCGATATGTAA
- a CDS encoding GntR family transcriptional regulator — protein sequence MAAKYITIAREIKRRILSQQYAASAPLPDQFALAAEFNTSRMTIQQAMRQLIVEGLVYTRQGQGTFIRKNFLQLSRWDLPGSDYYGATKTWENVGEVTSKIIRFELRFATEKEQASLLVGPDEPVYDFIRLRLLEGEPVSLEFTLMPVNLVPGLNRTHLESSVFRYVQEELALKIMGSYRIVRALKPWDEDKQYLNCEETDPVLEVEQVIYLEDGTPLEYAHCHYRYDHGGIIVVNNG from the coding sequence ATGGCGGCAAAATACATTACCATTGCGCGGGAAATTAAACGGCGCATCCTCAGCCAGCAGTATGCTGCCAGCGCGCCGTTGCCGGACCAGTTTGCGCTGGCGGCGGAGTTCAATACCAGCCGCATGACCATTCAACAGGCGATGCGTCAGCTAATTGTCGAAGGGCTGGTCTATACCCGCCAGGGGCAGGGAACGTTTATTCGCAAAAACTTCCTGCAACTGTCGCGCTGGGATCTGCCCGGGAGCGACTATTACGGCGCGACCAAAACCTGGGAAAATGTCGGTGAAGTCACCAGTAAAATCATCCGTTTTGAGCTGCGTTTTGCCACGGAAAAGGAGCAGGCGTCGCTGCTGGTTGGCCCGGACGAGCCGGTGTATGACTTTATTCGTCTGCGTTTGCTGGAAGGGGAGCCGGTGTCGCTGGAGTTTACGCTGATGCCGGTAAACCTGGTGCCGGGGTTAAACCGCACACATCTGGAAAGCTCGGTGTTTCGCTATGTGCAGGAAGAACTGGCGTTAAAGATTATGGGCTCGTACCGCATTGTCCGCGCGCTGAAACCCTGGGACGAAGATAAGCAGTATCTTAACTGCGAAGAAACCGATCCGGTGCTGGAAGTGGAGCAGGTGATTTATCTGGAAGATGGCACGCCGCTGGAGTACGCCCATTGTCATTACCGCTACGATCACGGCGGGATTATTGTGGTCAATAACGGATAA
- the mntS gene encoding manganase accumulation protein MntS encodes MNEFKRCMRVFSHSPFKVRLMLLNMLCDMVNGKPQQSNDKPSH; translated from the coding sequence ATGAATGAGTTCAAGAGGTGTATGCGCGTGTTTAGTCACTCTCCCTTTAAGGTTCGTTTAATGCTGCTGAATATGCTGTGCGATATGGTCAACGGCAAACCACAGCAAAGCAACGACAAACCTTCACACTAA
- a CDS encoding DHA2 family efflux MFS transporter permease subunit yields MTDHSHENWRPASNPWAVAWVVTLAVFMEILDTTIVNVALPHVAGSLSASYDESTWVLTSYLVANGIVLPISAFLSRTFGRKQFFLICIVMFTVCSFLCGIATELWEIILFRILQGFFGGGLQPTQQSVLLDYFKPEDRGKAFGLSSIAIIVAPVLGPTLGGWITDNYSWRWVFFINIPVGIVTVLAIYQLLEDPPWERKSKQKLSIDWPGIGLIALGLGCLQVMLDRGEDEDWFQSDFTRIFAVLTAVGIVGAIYWLLYAKKPVVDLRCMADKNFAVSSLLMAGMAMILYGSSVVIPQLAQQDLGYTATWSGLVLSPGAVLIVLTIPLVLKLMPIVQTRWIIAFGFFCLAASFWWSRTLTPDIDFETLVLFRSAQSIGLGFLFVPLTTIAFITIPRQLNADAAALFTMFRNVAGSVGISLSTAAITERSQAHMSHLAEHTSPFNEQFQLALRSMAEAIRNFTSVAGDPFSNATGQMYKAMIAQSRFLAYIDVFTILSVVAVLLIPFCLLLSPIKSEGSAGAH; encoded by the coding sequence ATGACCGATCACAGTCATGAAAACTGGCGACCGGCCAGTAACCCGTGGGCGGTGGCGTGGGTCGTCACCCTCGCGGTGTTTATGGAGATCCTCGATACCACCATTGTTAACGTGGCGCTGCCGCACGTGGCAGGGTCGCTCTCCGCCAGTTATGACGAATCCACCTGGGTGCTGACCAGCTACCTGGTGGCGAACGGTATCGTACTGCCGATTTCCGCCTTCTTAAGCCGCACCTTCGGGCGCAAACAGTTTTTCCTGATTTGCATTGTGATGTTTACCGTCTGCTCGTTTTTGTGCGGTATTGCCACCGAGCTGTGGGAAATCATTCTGTTTCGTATTTTGCAGGGCTTTTTCGGCGGCGGTTTGCAGCCCACACAGCAGTCGGTATTGCTTGATTACTTCAAACCGGAAGATCGCGGCAAAGCCTTCGGCCTTTCGTCAATTGCAATTATTGTTGCCCCGGTTCTCGGGCCAACGCTCGGCGGCTGGATAACGGATAACTACTCGTGGCGCTGGGTGTTCTTCATCAACATTCCGGTGGGGATTGTGACGGTACTGGCGATTTACCAGTTGCTGGAAGATCCGCCGTGGGAGCGCAAATCAAAACAGAAACTCAGCATCGACTGGCCGGGTATTGGCCTTATTGCCCTCGGTCTGGGCTGCCTGCAAGTGATGCTCGATCGCGGTGAAGACGAAGACTGGTTCCAGTCCGATTTTACCCGCATCTTTGCCGTACTCACGGCGGTGGGGATTGTCGGCGCCATCTACTGGCTGCTGTATGCCAAAAAGCCGGTCGTCGATTTGCGCTGTATGGCCGACAAAAACTTTGCCGTCTCCAGCCTGCTGATGGCCGGTATGGCAATGATCCTCTACGGCAGTTCAGTGGTTATCCCGCAACTGGCGCAGCAGGATCTCGGTTATACCGCCACCTGGTCGGGGCTGGTGCTGTCGCCCGGCGCGGTGCTGATCGTGCTGACGATCCCGCTGGTGCTTAAACTGATGCCGATCGTGCAGACGCGCTGGATAATCGCCTTTGGCTTTTTCTGCCTGGCGGCCTCGTTCTGGTGGTCGCGCACGCTGACGCCGGATATCGACTTTGAGACGCTGGTGTTGTTCCGTAGCGCGCAGTCGATTGGCCTCGGTTTCCTGTTTGTGCCGCTGACCACCATCGCCTTTATCACCATTCCCCGGCAGCTTAACGCTGACGCGGCGGCGCTGTTTACCATGTTTCGTAACGTGGCGGGATCGGTCGGTATTTCGCTGTCAACGGCGGCGATCACCGAGCGTTCGCAGGCGCACATGTCTCATTTGGCCGAGCACACCTCGCCCTTTAATGAACAATTCCAGCTGGCGCTACGTTCGATGGCTGAGGCTATCCGTAATTTCACCAGCGTGGCGGGCGATCCGTTCTCTAACGCCACCGGACAGATGTACAAAGCGATGATCGCCCAGTCGCGCTTTCTGGCGTACATCGACGTCTTCACCATACTGAGCGTCGTGGCGGTTTTATTGATCCCATTTTGTTTATTGCTTTCGCCGATCAAGAGCGAAGGCAGCGCAGGAGCACATTAA
- a CDS encoding anion transporter encodes MNLPFFRAMARDRFLHLLLLIGIALCFFAPFAPKTWPAAIDWHTIITLSGLMLLTKGVELSGYFDVIGRRMVRRLHHERRLAMFLVLAAALLSTFLTNDVALFIVVPLTITLKKLCEIPVNRLIIFEALAVNAGSLLTPIGNPQNILIWGRSGLSFPAFIWQMAPLALAMMATLLVLCWFCFSPKALTYHSGTTAPQWQPRLVWSCLGFYLIFIIALELKQELWGLALVAVGFLFLARRVVMRVDWTLLLVFIAMFIDVHLLTQLPLLHDILTRTGHLSPSGLWLTAIGLSQFISNVPATILLLNYVPPDTLLAWAVNIGGFGLLPGSLANLIALRMANNRRIWWRFHLYSLPMLLWAALVGYGLFLVR; translated from the coding sequence ATGAACCTGCCGTTTTTCCGCGCGATGGCGCGTGACCGGTTTCTGCATCTGTTACTGCTCATCGGTATTGCACTCTGCTTTTTTGCCCCCTTCGCACCAAAGACATGGCCTGCTGCCATTGACTGGCACACCATCATTACGCTCAGCGGGTTAATGCTGCTGACCAAGGGTGTGGAACTGAGCGGCTATTTTGATGTTATCGGGCGGCGCATGGTCCGCCGTTTACATCATGAGCGTCGGCTGGCGATGTTTTTGGTCCTGGCCGCCGCGCTGCTTTCCACCTTTCTCACCAATGATGTCGCCCTGTTTATTGTCGTCCCGTTGACCATTACGCTGAAAAAACTGTGCGAAATCCCGGTCAACCGGCTGATTATTTTTGAAGCGCTGGCGGTCAATGCCGGATCGCTGCTCACGCCCATCGGCAATCCGCAAAACATTCTGATCTGGGGTCGCTCGGGCCTCTCTTTTCCGGCATTTATTTGGCAAATGGCACCGCTGGCGCTGGCGATGATGGCGACGCTGCTGGTGCTGTGCTGGTTCTGTTTTTCGCCTAAAGCGCTGACGTACCATAGCGGCACTACGGCGCCGCAGTGGCAGCCCCGGCTGGTGTGGAGCTGTCTCGGGTTTTACCTGATTTTCATCATCGCCCTGGAGTTGAAACAGGAACTGTGGGGCCTGGCGCTGGTCGCTGTCGGGTTCTTATTTCTGGCGCGCCGGGTAGTAATGCGCGTCGACTGGACATTGCTGCTGGTATTTATCGCCATGTTTATTGATGTCCATCTCCTGACCCAGCTTCCGCTATTGCACGACATTCTGACCCGTACCGGTCATCTCTCCCCATCGGGTTTATGGTTGACGGCGATTGGCCTGTCGCAATTTATCAGCAACGTTCCCGCCACCATTTTGCTGCTCAATTATGTCCCACCGGATACGCTGCTGGCGTGGGCGGTTAACATTGGCGGCTTTGGTTTATTACCCGGCTCGCTGGCGAATCTTATCGCGCTGCGTATGGCGAATAATCGCCGCATCTGGTGGCGCTTTCATCTCTATTCCCTGCCGATGTTGCTGTGGGCCGCACTGGTCGGATACGGACTATTCTTAGTCAGATAG
- a CDS encoding PTS transporter subunit EIIC, translating to MSESKITPNMQSFVDKFVEFSARLANQVHLRSLRDAFAAVMPIFILAGLAVLINNVIFPWVFEGETLARFKVWGEAVINGTLNIAALLIAPMTAWSLARNKNFDNPVSAVVIALSSFIIMMPMQLDVVPVGGKTAVTVGQMLSFINIGSTGIFAGVIIGLLSTELFIRVSSVKRFSISLGDNVPSAVGKSFSALIPTIITLSLFAIVAALLANLLHTDLIHLITTLIQQPLRQINTSLPGTLFIYSFGNFLFTLGIHQTVVNGVILEPLLLINTNENMLAFANGQPIPHIINNIFVPTFGMIGGTGSTISLLIAIFIFARQQSAKQVARLAISPGLFNINEPVIFGLPIVFNLPLMIPFVLLPALGILFAWFCTTMGWMARCVVMIPWTTPPILSAWLATAGDWRAVVVQLIIIIFGVFFYLPFLKIAERVALRNNGID from the coding sequence ATGTCGGAATCTAAAATCACGCCGAATATGCAGTCATTCGTCGATAAGTTCGTTGAGTTCTCCGCCCGTCTGGCGAACCAGGTGCATCTGCGATCGCTTCGCGATGCCTTCGCCGCCGTGATGCCGATTTTTATCCTCGCCGGGCTGGCAGTGCTGATCAATAACGTTATCTTCCCCTGGGTGTTTGAGGGGGAAACACTGGCGCGCTTTAAAGTCTGGGGCGAAGCGGTAATTAACGGCACGCTGAATATCGCCGCATTATTGATTGCGCCGATGACCGCCTGGTCGCTGGCGCGCAATAAGAATTTCGATAACCCGGTGTCGGCGGTGGTCATTGCGCTCTCCAGTTTTATTATCATGATGCCAATGCAGCTAGATGTGGTGCCGGTGGGCGGCAAAACCGCAGTCACCGTCGGCCAGATGTTGTCGTTTATTAATATCGGTTCGACGGGGATTTTCGCCGGGGTGATTATCGGCCTGCTCTCGACCGAGCTGTTTATTCGTGTTTCCAGCGTGAAGCGGTTCTCCATTTCGCTGGGGGACAACGTGCCGTCGGCGGTGGGGAAATCCTTTTCGGCGCTGATCCCCACCATCATTACGCTCTCGTTATTTGCCATTGTTGCCGCGCTGCTGGCGAACCTGCTGCACACGGATTTGATCCACCTGATCACCACGCTTATCCAGCAGCCGCTGCGCCAGATCAACACCAGCCTGCCGGGCACGCTGTTTATCTACAGCTTCGGCAACTTCCTGTTTACGCTCGGTATTCACCAGACCGTGGTCAATGGCGTGATCCTTGAGCCGCTACTGCTTATTAACACCAATGAAAACATGCTGGCGTTTGCTAACGGGCAGCCGATCCCTCATATCATCAACAATATTTTTGTGCCGACGTTCGGCATGATTGGCGGTACGGGGAGCACCATTTCCTTACTGATTGCGATCTTCATTTTTGCCAGACAGCAATCGGCGAAACAGGTGGCTCGGCTCGCCATTTCGCCGGGGTTATTCAATATCAACGAACCGGTGATTTTCGGCCTGCCGATTGTCTTTAACCTGCCGCTGATGATCCCCTTTGTGCTGTTACCCGCGCTTGGCATCCTGTTTGCCTGGTTTTGTACCACCATGGGCTGGATGGCGCGCTGCGTAGTAATGATCCCGTGGACAACACCGCCGATTTTAAGCGCCTGGCTGGCTACAGCGGGCGACTGGCGAGCGGTGGTGGTTCAGTTGATAATCATCATCTTTGGTGTATTCTTCTACCTGCCTTTCCTCAAAATTGCCGAGAGAGTGGCCTTAAGAAACAATGGGATAGACTAA
- a CDS encoding efflux transporter outer membrane subunit → MAWRRFPVTFLSLWLAGCAVGPDYQAPQPQTPARWNDPGDASVNSQATSQAINPRWWKTFKSPQLDSLIERAIAGNLSLQQTVLRIAGAREQINQAGGAFLPSVNGSLQATRQQLGIEGELKSHDVYGQLNDVDPAISGALGALTQPVNLYQGSFDAQWELDLWGKVRRQVEAASAQQQQAIEQRNDALVSLEAEVARAWLQLRGAQSIIATLNTQIESAQETFTLTENRQKGGLSPQLDVENARAQAANLEAQLPQYQAQERQAMNALAVLLGKTPGALDSELRTTQPLPALPDIVPTGIPSTLARRRPDVREAEASLHAATAQIGVSVAQLFPSLTLSGQFGLRNSETNWLTDWSSHFYSFGPQVSIPIFQGGRLVSSVKLARAQQGAAVLNYRQTVLSALSDVENALVSYRADQQREASLDKTLDALQSAFSLASDSYRKGIASFLDVLDAQRQLAQASQQREQARVQSSLDLVALYKALGGGWEPYQNVQLPDYKVFGDAPRG, encoded by the coding sequence ATGGCATGGCGTCGTTTTCCCGTAACCTTTCTGTCACTGTGGCTTGCAGGCTGCGCGGTGGGGCCGGATTACCAGGCTCCCCAGCCGCAAACGCCCGCGCGCTGGAATGATCCGGGTGATGCTTCGGTCAACTCGCAGGCCACTTCTCAGGCCATCAACCCACGCTGGTGGAAGACCTTTAAATCACCGCAACTGGACAGCCTGATTGAGCGAGCCATCGCCGGGAATTTGTCTTTGCAACAAACCGTGCTGCGCATTGCCGGTGCGCGTGAGCAGATAAACCAGGCCGGGGGCGCGTTCTTGCCATCGGTCAACGGTTCGCTACAGGCCACACGCCAGCAACTGGGCATTGAAGGCGAGCTGAAATCTCATGATGTGTACGGGCAACTCAACGATGTCGATCCGGCCATCAGCGGCGCGCTTGGCGCATTGACCCAGCCGGTCAATCTCTATCAGGGCAGCTTTGATGCGCAGTGGGAGCTGGATTTGTGGGGCAAAGTCCGCCGCCAGGTGGAAGCGGCCTCGGCGCAGCAGCAGCAAGCCATTGAACAGCGTAACGACGCGTTGGTGTCGCTGGAAGCGGAAGTGGCGCGCGCCTGGTTACAACTGCGCGGGGCGCAGAGCATCATCGCAACATTGAATACGCAGATTGAGAGTGCGCAAGAAACCTTCACTCTGACGGAAAACCGGCAGAAGGGCGGGTTATCACCGCAACTGGACGTGGAAAATGCCCGTGCGCAGGCGGCAAACCTGGAAGCCCAACTGCCGCAGTACCAGGCACAGGAGCGCCAGGCGATGAATGCGCTGGCGGTGCTGCTCGGCAAAACGCCGGGTGCGCTGGACAGCGAATTGCGCACGACGCAGCCGCTACCGGCGCTGCCGGATATCGTGCCGACTGGTATTCCTTCAACGCTGGCGCGCCGTCGCCCGGACGTACGTGAAGCAGAAGCCAGCCTGCATGCGGCCACCGCGCAGATTGGTGTTTCTGTCGCGCAGCTTTTCCCGAGCCTCACCCTGAGCGGCCAGTTTGGTCTGCGCAACAGCGAAACAAACTGGCTGACGGACTGGAGCAGCCATTTCTACAGCTTCGGCCCGCAGGTCTCGATCCCGATTTTCCAGGGCGGTCGGCTGGTGTCGAGCGTCAAACTGGCGCGGGCGCAGCAGGGTGCGGCGGTGCTTAATTATCGCCAGACGGTGCTCAGTGCGTTAAGCGATGTGGAAAATGCGCTGGTCAGCTATCGCGCCGATCAGCAGCGCGAAGCGAGCCTCGATAAAACGCTGGATGCGCTGCAAAGCGCATTCTCGCTGGCCAGCGACAGCTATCGCAAAGGCATTGCCAGTTTTCTTGATGTGCTCGACGCCCAGCGTCAACTGGCGCAGGCCAGCCAGCAGCGCGAACAGGCGCGGGTACAAAGCAGCCTTGATTTAGTGGCGCTGTATAAAGCGCTCGGCGGCGGTTGGGAACCGTATCAAAATGTGCAACTGCCTGATTACAAAGTGTTTGGCGATGCACCGCGTGGATAA
- a CDS encoding aldo/keto reductase, translating into MRYKKLGNTGLFVSELCLGTMTFGGQEGMWGKIGQLQQAQAEQLVGSALDAGINFIDTANVYSGGRSEEITGQALKNLNVPREDVIVATKVFGETGTAGVNSRGSSRYHIMNSVKESLKRLQLDHIDLYQLHGFDPATPMEEMLYALDNLVQHGHVRYIGVSNWAAWQIAKALGISERLGLARFASLQAYYTIAGRDLERELVPMMQSENVGLMVWSPLAGGLLSGKYGRDGQAEAGGRRLEFDFPPVNKDRAFDCVDVMRTIADSKGVSVAQIALAWLLHQQVVTSVIIGAKRPEQLDDNIAATAIQLSDDELQQLDAVSALPREYPGWMLERQGEYRHNQLKQQ; encoded by the coding sequence ATGCGCTACAAAAAACTCGGCAATACCGGACTGTTTGTTTCTGAACTGTGCCTCGGTACCATGACTTTCGGCGGTCAGGAAGGCATGTGGGGCAAAATCGGTCAACTGCAACAGGCACAGGCGGAGCAACTGGTCGGCAGCGCTCTTGATGCAGGCATTAACTTTATCGACACCGCCAACGTCTATTCCGGCGGTCGTTCGGAAGAGATAACCGGCCAGGCCTTAAAAAACCTCAATGTACCGCGTGAAGATGTCATCGTCGCCACCAAAGTGTTTGGTGAAACCGGCACCGCCGGGGTGAACTCGCGCGGCAGTTCGCGTTATCACATTATGAACAGCGTGAAAGAGAGCCTGAAGCGCCTGCAACTGGATCATATCGATCTCTATCAACTGCATGGTTTTGACCCGGCCACGCCGATGGAAGAGATGCTCTACGCGCTGGATAACCTCGTACAGCACGGTCATGTGCGTTATATCGGCGTCTCCAACTGGGCAGCATGGCAGATTGCCAAAGCGCTGGGCATTTCTGAACGCCTTGGACTGGCGCGGTTTGCCTCGTTGCAGGCGTATTACACCATCGCCGGGCGCGATCTGGAGCGCGAACTGGTGCCGATGATGCAGAGTGAAAATGTCGGTCTGATGGTCTGGAGCCCACTGGCGGGCGGTTTGCTGAGCGGGAAATATGGTCGTGACGGCCAGGCAGAAGCAGGTGGTCGCCGACTGGAGTTTGATTTCCCACCGGTGAACAAAGATCGCGCCTTTGACTGCGTGGATGTAATGCGCACTATCGCTGACAGCAAAGGGGTTTCGGTGGCGCAAATCGCGCTGGCCTGGCTGCTGCATCAGCAGGTGGTCACCAGCGTCATTATCGGCGCGAAACGCCCGGAACAACTGGACGACAACATTGCCGCCACGGCAATTCAATTGAGCGATGACGAGCTGCAACAGCTTGATGCCGTCAGCGCGTTGCCGCGCGAATACCCCGGCTGGATGTTAGAACGCCAGGGCGAGTATCGCCATAATCAGTTGAAACAGCAGTAA
- the mntR gene encoding manganese-binding transcriptional regulator MntR, producing MNRRAGKQTIKKVTLVNVEEHVEGFRQVREAHRRELIDDYVELISDLIREVGEARQVDMAARLGVSQPTVAKMLKRLATVGLIEQIPWRGVFLTAEGERLAQESRERHQIVESFLLVLGVSPDIARRDAEGMEHHVSQETLECFRRFTLQHETPPE from the coding sequence ATGAACCGTCGCGCAGGTAAGCAAACAATAAAAAAAGTGACGCTGGTTAATGTCGAAGAGCACGTTGAGGGCTTTCGTCAGGTACGTGAAGCGCATCGTCGCGAGCTTATCGATGACTATGTTGAGCTGATTTCTGATTTGATCCGCGAAGTGGGTGAAGCCCGCCAGGTGGATATGGCTGCACGGCTCGGCGTCTCGCAACCGACGGTGGCGAAAATGCTCAAAAGGCTGGCAACGGTCGGCTTAATTGAGCAGATCCCATGGCGCGGCGTTTTTCTCACCGCCGAAGGGGAAAGGCTGGCGCAGGAAAGCCGCGAGCGCCATCAAATTGTCGAAAGCTTCTTATTAGTACTGGGCGTCAGCCCGGATATCGCCCGTCGCGACGCCGAAGGTATGGAACACCACGTCAGCCAGGAAACCCTTGAATGTTTCCGCCGCTTTACGCTGCAACACGAGACGCCGCCTGAATGA
- a CDS encoding HlyD family secretion protein, which yields MAENTTQPDDVQDNENEKQDENTRKRPGKKPLIILAIVVGVMVVVALVWWLLTRNEETTDDAFTDGDAVTIAPKVAGYVTELRVKDNQRVKKGDLLVVIDPRDATAQRDQAQAQLGLATAQLHQAQAQLALSKVQYPAQRDEARAQVLKAKADLANAEAAYRRQRGVDPRATTQQNIDSANAQLRSAQAQLASAQAQLEVAEQVQLQIRQQETNVEARQQQVEQAKAQLETANLNLSWTNVRAPFDGYVTKRNVQTGTLVQAGTALFSLVSPDIWVVANFKESQLERMRPGNKVAVKVDAWPDLELEGHIDSIQQGSGSKFAAFPSENATGNFVKIVQRVPVKIVIDKGLDPNKPLPLGLSVEPKVTLE from the coding sequence ATGGCAGAAAACACAACTCAACCTGACGACGTTCAGGACAACGAAAACGAAAAGCAAGACGAAAACACCCGTAAACGCCCCGGAAAAAAACCGCTGATCATTCTCGCCATCGTCGTGGGCGTGATGGTGGTGGTTGCGCTGGTGTGGTGGTTACTTACCCGTAATGAAGAGACCACCGATGACGCCTTCACCGATGGCGATGCGGTAACCATTGCACCGAAAGTGGCGGGCTACGTCACCGAACTGCGGGTAAAAGATAACCAACGGGTGAAAAAAGGCGATTTGCTGGTGGTTATCGATCCGCGCGATGCCACCGCGCAGCGCGATCAGGCCCAGGCGCAGTTAGGGCTGGCAACGGCGCAGCTTCATCAGGCGCAGGCACAATTGGCGCTCTCGAAGGTGCAATATCCGGCGCAGCGTGATGAAGCCCGTGCGCAGGTGCTGAAAGCGAAAGCGGATCTCGCCAATGCTGAAGCCGCCTATCGCCGCCAGCGCGGCGTCGATCCCCGCGCCACCACGCAACAAAATATTGATAGCGCCAACGCGCAGTTGCGTAGTGCGCAGGCACAACTTGCCAGTGCGCAAGCACAGCTGGAAGTGGCCGAACAAGTGCAGTTGCAAATCCGCCAGCAGGAAACCAACGTCGAAGCGCGTCAACAGCAGGTCGAGCAGGCAAAAGCCCAGCTTGAAACTGCGAATCTGAATTTGTCGTGGACGAATGTTCGCGCGCCGTTCGATGGCTATGTCACCAAACGTAACGTGCAAACCGGCACGTTGGTGCAGGCCGGGACGGCGCTATTTTCGCTGGTGTCGCCCGATATCTGGGTGGTGGCTAACTTTAAAGAGTCGCAGCTTGAACGCATGCGTCCGGGCAATAAAGTGGCGGTGAAAGTGGATGCCTGGCCGGATCTTGAGCTGGAAGGGCATATCGACAGTATCCAGCAGGGGAGTGGCTCGAAATTCGCGGCCTTCCCGTCGGAAAACGCCACCGGTAACTTCGTGAAAATCGTCCAGCGCGTGCCGGTCAAAATCGTTATCGATAAAGGGCTGGATCCGAACAAACCGTTGCCGCTGGGGCTTTCCGTTGAACCGAAGGTTACGCTGGAATGA